The Pseudorasbora parva isolate DD20220531a chromosome 16, ASM2467924v1, whole genome shotgun sequence genome includes a region encoding these proteins:
- the plekhg7 gene encoding pleckstrin homology domain-containing family G member 7 gives MTELNYPFISENGKEVDKTLDWSSYIDWHARKTVKGTDAQTQTQSMQSEEKDTQTASPFIMRIDLGRTSSRLRYGSLTESDGVPAHLFQFDRQAPARISTSPTLRRMRSTRIPYREPNKVDGPLGEESSTPTSPLSPLFRQISPLAVQLDGESGNFESSVIHGKIRSHRSKTIDNGVICKSKLSRDSKEPVSDDNESSTDDNEQAKDPCHKRLQERRRSSVVVSLPGLDVSPGDLFVSNGAADILNKSAYSDTKKLKWPFSRRSTTKGKTCSVADIDRCLAGIQVQEWRDTDFQTYKDMSLEDFLSSRSELEAAENPKVYRKQEAIWELFTSECVYFLDQLMVLKEVFLTTLTDIQMRECLQDIDSWRLFANLNELCLVSFGFLTSLLRVIKEMWTNPDSSSTQSLLDLLRKAFGESICHCLQKYCLNYSTAIFYLDSLKLREDFAFFLKWCERNEQCRRLQLKDLLVIPLQRLTRYPLLLKNIGKRSCSEAEENTIQSIVDLVDRAIYDLEGKVKWLDNYQKVKQLKESLVWLPVWERDKRSHVPENLKHLLKAVTLENLVSHRSLLHDGKLILIENAKLHEVYLFLFDEFLLITKIKRSKKKSGIVESNPLRPAAGQELELLLQEGCSFTVLDQPISLDRLQLKNIDQFNATASGLPNSFIIMHQNRYQQCIGVFILQAQTESIKKAWVSVIEDAINSLLNQDCQQPRIKNSALYLESSQI, from the exons ATGACTGAGTTGAATTATCCTTTCATAAGCGAAAACGGGAAAGAAGTGGATAAAACTTTGGACTGGAGTAGTTATATAGACTGGCATGCGAGGAAAACGGTCAAAGGGACGGATGCACAGACTCAAACCCAAAGTATGCAAAGCGAGGAAAAAGACACACAAACGGCTAGTCCTTTCATAATGCGGATAGATTTAGGAAGGACGTCGTCCAGACTGAGGTACGGTTCCCTCACGGAGTCTGATGGTGTGCCCGCACATTTATTCCAGTTTGATAGACAAGCCCCGGCCCGCATCTCCACGTCCCCCACTCTGAGGAGGATGAGGAGTACGAGAATCCCCTACCGAGAGCCAAACAAGGTGGACGGTCCTTTAGGAGAAGAGTCTTCCACTCCGACAAGTCCCCTTTCTCCATTATTCCGTCAGATATCTCCGCTGGCTGTTCAATTGGATGGCGAGAGCGGGAACTTTGAATCTTCAGTGATTCATGGGAAAATCAGATCACACAGATCAAAGACCATCGACAATGGTGTCATTTGCAAAAGCAAATTGTCTCGTGATTCAAAAGAACCTGTTTCTGATGACAATGAGAGCTCCACTGATGACAACGAGCAG GCCAAGGATCCCTGTCATAAAAG GCTGCAGGAGAGAAGGCGGAGCTCCGTGGTTGTGAGTCTTCCTGGATTGGATGTTTCCCCTGGAGATTTGTTTGTGTCTAATGGCGCTgctgatattttaaataaatcagcCTATTCAG ACACTAAGAAATTAAAGTGGCCCTTCTCGAGGCGCAGCACA ACAAAAGGAAAAACTTGCAGCGTAGCTGACATTGACAGGTGTCTGGCTGGCATTCAGGTCCAGGAATGGAGAGACACAGACTTTCAGACATATAAG GATATGTCTTTGGAGGACTTTCTGAGTAGTCGCTCTGAGCTGGAAGCAGCAGAGAATCCAAAAGTCTACCGAAAACAGGAGGCCATTTGGGAGCTTTTCACCAGTGAATGTGTCTACTTCCTTGATCAGCTTATGGTTTTAAAAGAG GTGTTTTTGACCACACTAACAGACATACAGATGAGAGAGTGTCTACAGGACATTGACTCCTGGAGGCTCTTTGCAAATCTTAATGAGCTCTGTCTG GTTAGCTTTGGCTTCCTTACTAGTCTCTTGCGTGTCATTAAAGAGATGTGGACCAATCCAGACAGCAGTAGTACTCAATCACTTCTTGATCTCCTTAGAAAG GCGTTTGGTGAGAGCATTTGCCATTGTCTACAGAAGTACTGCCTGAATTACAGTACAGCCATCTTTTATCTGGACAGCCTGAAGCTCAGGGAGGACTTTGCCTTTTTCCTGAAG TGGTGTGAACGTAACGAGCAGTGCCGTCGGCTGCAGTTGAAGGATCTGCTGGTCATTCCTTTGCAAAGGCTTACACGTTACCCTCTGCTGTTGAAGAACATTGGGAAGAGGAGTTGCTCGGAGGCCGAGGAGAACACCATACAGAGCATCGTGGATCTTGTTGACAGAGCCATCT ATGATCTTGAAGGAAAAGTAAAGTGGTTGGACAACTACCAGAAGGTGAAGCAGCTGAAGGAATCTCTAGTGTGGCTTCCTGTGTGGGAGCGAGACAAGAGGTCGCATGTTCCCGAG AATCTGAAGCACTTGCTAAAAGCTGTAACCCTGGAGAACCTGGTGTCTCACCGTAGTCTTCTGCATGATGGGAAGCTCATTCTTATAG AAAATGCAAAGTTGCACGAGGTCTACCTATTTCTTTTTGACGAATTCCTTCTAATCACGAAGATCAAGAGGAGCAAAAAG AAGTCTGGCATAGTGGAGTCGAACCCCTTGCGTCCGGCTGCGGGCCAGGAGCTTGAGCTCTTACTGCAGGAGGGCTGTAGCTTCACTGTCTTGGACCAGCCCATCTCTCTGGACCGCCTGCAGTTAAAGAACATAGACCAGTTCAATGCCACAG CATCTGGTCTTCCCAATTCGTTCATAATAATGCACCAGAATCGTTACCAGCAATGCATCGGAGTCTTCATTCTACAAGCCCAGACTGAATCTATAAAG AAAGCGTGGGTGTCTGTGATTGAGGATGCCATCAATTCTCTGCTGAACCAGGACTGTCAGCAGCCGCGGATTAAGAACTCTGCTCTTTATCTGGAGTCTTCACAGATCTAA